One stretch of Rosistilla oblonga DNA includes these proteins:
- a CDS encoding tetratricopeptide repeat protein yields MNSRRSAAKARNITLLAAMLTSQHVIAVDRLDDWSSPRPIKYAASGSYDAGRQPNTTTPSRSPIAVPQTPQRPEPSSVVRPPEPPVLNDSASPPLSTTGRALFPPAEPMRPEHRGQPTTTPVAAGYARAVITAQPTATEAYSDNAMPADRNGAAAMQLAAARRPEPGYPAAATADDRPSQSVLDIASLSSQPSADYQALDYSPPSLQLRPAGDTNTQNNRAAIAVEEQPLLPVPTVATKTVSNWQLGRLASQKIERAEMLLERQSPMTARQQAIEALHLIAQSTDETTHSTDGTEALTQALTAVREASDFLGRFGVVDAAALQRLVDSHSTRVLKRCDLEQVTPLRAADVYYEFARGRFVDAVAGWAPASRALMIVAKTEPLTSDVGDSNLSAAQICCLRSAIACDPDNAVAANELGHELLALGMFDEARWALEHSYAKQPSPAALQNLAELHRVTGNMELAEVCATNLAILQSQQQRVAQVVQLTPSQFAQMSPQVMSSDAGAPTSDAIAQRTNVQPAHTEAPQQGRVASTFDRVKAIFR; encoded by the coding sequence ATGAATTCCAGAAGATCTGCCGCCAAGGCTCGAAACATCACATTGCTGGCAGCCATGCTGACCTCGCAACATGTGATCGCCGTCGACCGGCTGGACGATTGGTCGAGCCCGCGGCCCATCAAATATGCAGCCAGCGGTTCCTACGACGCTGGCCGGCAACCGAACACGACGACGCCTAGCCGCTCGCCGATCGCAGTTCCCCAAACGCCTCAGCGGCCTGAGCCCAGCTCGGTCGTGCGCCCGCCGGAACCACCGGTGTTGAACGATTCGGCTTCACCACCTCTTTCGACGACTGGCCGAGCTCTCTTCCCGCCCGCCGAACCGATGCGTCCCGAGCATCGCGGCCAACCAACAACCACTCCCGTTGCCGCCGGTTACGCTCGAGCAGTCATCACAGCACAGCCTACCGCGACCGAAGCCTACTCCGACAACGCGATGCCAGCGGATCGCAACGGTGCCGCCGCGATGCAGCTTGCCGCAGCGCGGCGCCCCGAGCCCGGGTATCCCGCCGCGGCCACCGCCGACGATCGCCCGTCGCAATCGGTGCTGGACATCGCATCGCTGTCGTCGCAACCGTCGGCCGATTACCAAGCGTTAGATTATTCTCCGCCGTCGCTGCAACTGCGTCCCGCCGGAGATACCAACACTCAAAACAACCGGGCCGCAATCGCTGTCGAAGAACAGCCGCTGCTGCCCGTGCCGACGGTCGCCACCAAGACGGTTTCGAACTGGCAACTAGGCCGCTTGGCTTCGCAGAAGATCGAGCGAGCTGAGATGCTGCTGGAGCGACAGTCGCCGATGACCGCTCGCCAGCAAGCGATCGAAGCGCTCCACTTGATCGCGCAATCGACCGACGAAACGACTCACAGCACCGACGGCACCGAAGCGCTCACACAAGCTCTAACCGCCGTCCGCGAAGCCTCCGACTTTCTCGGCCGCTTTGGAGTCGTCGACGCCGCCGCACTTCAACGGCTTGTCGATTCGCATTCGACGCGGGTTTTGAAACGCTGCGACTTGGAACAGGTGACGCCGCTACGCGCCGCGGACGTCTATTACGAGTTCGCTCGCGGACGATTTGTCGACGCGGTCGCCGGTTGGGCTCCCGCCTCGCGAGCCCTGATGATCGTCGCCAAAACCGAACCTCTGACCTCCGACGTGGGCGACAGCAACCTATCGGCAGCCCAGATCTGCTGCCTACGATCGGCGATCGCTTGCGATCCCGACAACGCTGTGGCGGCAAACGAATTAGGACACGAACTGTTGGCGTTGGGGATGTTCGACGAAGCCCGCTGGGCGCTGGAACACAGCTACGCCAAACAACCATCGCCCGCCGCTTTGCAGAACCTCGCGGAACTGCATCGGGTCACCGGCAACATGGAACTCGCCGAGGTCTGTGCGACGAATCTGGCGATCTTGCAAAGCCAACAACAGCGGGTTGCGCAAGTTGTTCAACTGACACCAAGCCAGTTCGCTCAGATGTCGCCACAAGTCATGTCGTCCGACGCTGGGGCGCCGACTAGCGACGCGATTGCACAGCGAACCAACGTTCAACCAGCCCACACCGAAGCGCCCCAACAGGGGCGTGTGGCCAGTACTTTTGACCGGGTCAAAGCGATCTTTCGCTAG
- a CDS encoding nucleotide pyrophosphohydrolase: protein MNDAETSVAELRAVIERFVAERDWQQFHTPKNLTMSLSVEVAELMEHFQWRTPEESAAIAQDPELLTEVAHEMADVACYLLALSSSLGVDLSSAIEAKMVLNRKKYPAEKSSGQWAPPKA from the coding sequence ATGAATGATGCCGAAACCTCTGTCGCGGAACTGCGAGCGGTTATCGAACGTTTTGTCGCTGAACGGGATTGGCAACAATTTCATACGCCTAAAAATCTAACGATGTCGCTGTCGGTCGAAGTGGCCGAATTGATGGAACATTTTCAGTGGCGAACGCCGGAAGAATCCGCAGCGATTGCCCAAGACCCCGAACTGTTAACCGAAGTCGCCCACGAGATGGCCGACGTCGCTTGCTATCTGCTGGCTCTCTCATCCAGCCTCGGGGTCGATCTCAGCAGCGCGATCGAGGCGAAGATGGTGCTCAATCGCAAGAAATACCCTGCCGAAAAAAGCAGCGGCCAGTGGGCTCCCCCCAAGGCGTGA
- a CDS encoding DUF58 domain-containing protein: MNAAAPPADSRQAASEGSSKWIALGAAVLLVGMLFGSSLLLYTAYSAIAVVAVSRWLTNAWSAAPRAHRVSGPLEAEIGQVVPIEIEIQNTGKVLIPWLLAEDLLPRDALLYKVPALQIEGDRIRVISLSAGETDTIRYEIKCNRRGYYQIGPTVLETGDLMGLNRRYRVGAVPQYLLVMPRVVPLHGYDIQSRRPIGEIRMSHPLMDDPTRIVGIRQWQPGDPMRRVHWSATARTGELHSKIYEASSIAGATLVIDLHRDTNPRQHEPVRSELAITLAASISNALYQMNQPFGLVSNGRDAADRIRTEGFMTDYRTRDAATQHLKMHEVDAHLKPVCLSAQRGPVHYRDVHRMLARLEITDGLNLSQTFLEVESRLSRDTTLIVIVQKCDSSTAEVLAGFKRRGWAVTAIINTFEVDDYSKAAGPLVASGIAVMQLRDEASLAMICRALVER; this comes from the coding sequence ATGAACGCCGCAGCCCCGCCCGCCGATTCACGCCAAGCGGCGTCCGAGGGTTCCTCTAAATGGATCGCACTCGGCGCGGCGGTGCTGTTGGTCGGGATGCTGTTTGGTTCATCGCTGCTGCTGTACACCGCTTACAGCGCGATCGCAGTCGTTGCCGTCAGCCGCTGGTTGACCAACGCATGGTCGGCCGCGCCGAGGGCGCACCGTGTCAGCGGCCCGCTGGAAGCGGAGATTGGCCAAGTCGTGCCGATCGAGATCGAGATTCAAAACACCGGGAAGGTCTTGATCCCCTGGCTGTTAGCCGAAGATCTGTTGCCCCGCGACGCGTTGCTCTATAAGGTTCCCGCGCTGCAGATCGAAGGCGATCGAATTCGCGTCATCTCGCTATCCGCTGGCGAGACCGACACGATCCGCTACGAAATCAAATGCAATCGCCGCGGGTACTATCAGATCGGACCGACGGTCTTGGAGACCGGGGACCTGATGGGGCTGAACCGTCGCTACCGCGTCGGCGCGGTACCGCAGTATCTGCTTGTGATGCCACGCGTTGTTCCCTTGCACGGTTACGACATTCAATCGCGTCGCCCGATCGGCGAGATCCGCATGTCGCATCCGTTGATGGACGACCCAACGCGAATCGTCGGTATCCGCCAATGGCAGCCCGGCGATCCGATGCGACGCGTCCACTGGTCGGCGACCGCCCGCACCGGGGAACTGCACAGCAAGATCTACGAAGCGTCGTCGATCGCCGGAGCGACGCTGGTGATCGATCTCCATCGCGACACCAATCCGCGGCAGCACGAACCGGTCCGCAGCGAGTTGGCGATCACGCTGGCCGCATCGATCAGCAACGCACTGTACCAGATGAATCAGCCGTTCGGTTTGGTCTCCAACGGACGCGACGCCGCCGACCGCATCCGGACCGAAGGTTTTATGACCGATTACCGGACTCGCGATGCCGCCACGCAGCATCTGAAAATGCATGAGGTCGACGCGCACCTGAAACCAGTCTGTCTGTCGGCTCAGCGCGGCCCGGTCCATTATCGCGACGTCCATCGGATGTTGGCGCGGCTGGAGATCACCGACGGGCTGAATTTGTCGCAGACCTTTTTAGAAGTCGAATCGCGGTTGTCTCGCGATACGACGCTGATCGTGATCGTGCAGAAATGCGACTCCAGCACCGCTGAGGTGCTAGCCGGATTCAAACGCCGTGGATGGGCGGTGACCGCGATCATCAACACCTTCGAAGTCGATGACTATAGCAAAGCGGCGGGCCCGCTGGTCGCCAGCGGGATCGCCGTCATGCAGTTGCGCGACGAAGCCTCGCTGGCGATGATCTGCCGCGCTCTGGTCGAACGCTAA
- a CDS encoding metallophosphoesterase family protein yields MIAIGDIHGCSDALQTLIKAIDPTPDDTLVVLGDVVDRGSATRQAVDMLLEIAQQSQLIALQGNHEEMMLRVLDGESPQRWLQFGGIDTLDSYGFTGDFSAIPESHHAFYHGMLDYYETDGYFFTHAAYKHDLPLEYQPVELLRWHSLREGLPPAHENGKICFVGHTAHKEGEIMDFGHIVCLDTYCYGGRWLTAMDVRTRQTWQSDPAGQLRTD; encoded by the coding sequence TTGATAGCCATTGGGGACATACACGGATGTTCCGACGCGCTGCAGACGCTGATTAAAGCGATTGATCCGACCCCCGATGACACCTTGGTCGTGTTGGGGGACGTCGTCGACCGCGGCAGCGCGACCCGCCAAGCAGTCGATATGCTGCTCGAAATCGCCCAACAATCGCAGCTGATCGCGCTGCAGGGAAACCACGAGGAGATGATGCTGAGGGTGCTCGATGGCGAGTCGCCGCAGCGGTGGCTGCAATTTGGGGGGATCGATACGCTCGACAGCTACGGTTTTACCGGGGACTTCTCGGCGATTCCCGAATCGCACCACGCCTTCTACCACGGGATGCTCGACTACTACGAGACCGACGGCTACTTCTTCACCCATGCCGCCTACAAGCACGACCTGCCGCTGGAATACCAGCCGGTCGAATTGCTGCGATGGCACTCGCTGCGGGAGGGTCTGCCCCCGGCTCATGAGAATGGCAAAATTTGCTTTGTCGGCCACACGGCTCACAAAGAGGGTGAGATCATGGATTTTGGGCACATCGTTTGCCTAGACACCTATTGCTACGGCGGCCGCTGGCTGACGGCGATGGACGTGCGGACCCGCCAGACCTGGCAATCCGATCCGGCGGGGCAGTTGCGAACCGATTAG
- a CDS encoding polysaccharide biosynthesis/export family protein: protein MNSDGSMTLPNFASVALMCLAGIGGLLHQRADAQQPMQYAQPGYDTSVPHVASANGTVLGAPRAITGPSAAACNCGNLTPPQACLGGCQPCMQGFDCANGQCNPKLKWKNMYPVDFGPYGQGEYAGPSRLSHMREYRVRVGDTLQFTYVLSRDMMRSSYRIGIGDQLLIESLADEEVLTRGTFERGLEVQPDGTISVRILGSIHAAGLTIDQLRDQLEEKYKKYYNEPGIDVTPIKTNILLEDIRNAVGGASGLNEQAISRTVTPDGRVALPKIGPVCVQGLTLGEIKQEVNLRYRSMVVGLEVEAGLQEQATHFVSVLGEVAQPGRFEMQGPTTALSAIALAQGHLVGANLRQVVVFRRAEDWRLISTVLDLRGAILGKSPLPADEIWLRDGDVVVVPSSPIRLFDNFVRQVFTEGIYGIVPFSGFSVVDAVNGFALENVVN, encoded by the coding sequence ATGAATTCGGACGGATCGATGACGCTACCAAACTTTGCCAGTGTTGCCTTGATGTGCCTTGCGGGCATCGGCGGGTTGTTGCACCAGCGAGCCGACGCTCAACAGCCGATGCAATACGCGCAGCCGGGATACGACACCTCGGTGCCGCACGTAGCATCGGCGAACGGCACCGTGCTGGGAGCTCCCCGAGCGATTACCGGCCCGTCGGCGGCGGCTTGCAATTGCGGCAACCTGACGCCACCGCAAGCCTGCCTGGGCGGGTGCCAACCCTGCATGCAAGGCTTCGATTGCGCCAACGGGCAATGCAATCCGAAGCTGAAATGGAAGAACATGTACCCCGTCGACTTCGGTCCTTACGGCCAAGGCGAATACGCGGGTCCCTCGCGATTGTCTCACATGCGAGAATACCGGGTCCGCGTCGGCGACACGCTGCAGTTCACCTACGTTCTGTCTCGCGACATGATGCGCAGTTCGTATCGGATCGGAATCGGGGATCAATTGTTGATCGAATCGCTGGCCGACGAAGAGGTGCTGACGCGTGGAACGTTTGAACGCGGTTTGGAAGTCCAACCCGACGGTACGATTTCGGTCCGCATCCTGGGATCGATCCACGCCGCTGGACTGACGATCGATCAACTGCGCGATCAATTGGAAGAGAAATACAAAAAGTACTACAACGAGCCGGGGATCGACGTCACACCGATCAAGACGAACATCTTGCTGGAAGACATTCGCAACGCGGTCGGCGGTGCCAGCGGCCTGAACGAACAAGCGATCTCGCGAACCGTCACGCCCGACGGTCGCGTCGCGCTACCTAAAATCGGACCCGTCTGCGTCCAGGGACTGACCCTTGGCGAGATCAAGCAGGAGGTCAACCTGCGTTACCGATCGATGGTCGTCGGTCTGGAGGTCGAAGCCGGCCTGCAAGAACAAGCGACTCATTTTGTGTCGGTCTTGGGCGAAGTCGCTCAACCGGGCCGATTCGAGATGCAGGGCCCGACGACGGCGCTCTCGGCGATCGCGTTGGCTCAAGGACATTTGGTCGGTGCAAACCTGCGACAGGTTGTCGTCTTTCGGCGAGCGGAAGATTGGCGTCTGATCTCCACGGTGCTCGATCTGCGAGGCGCGATCCTCGGCAAGTCTCCGCTGCCAGCCGACGAGATCTGGCTCCGCGATGGCGACGTCGTCGTCGTGCCATCGAGCCCGATCCGACTGTTCGACAACTTCGTTCGCCAGGTCTTTACCGAAGGCATCTACGGCATCGTTCCGTTCAGCGGATTCAGCGTCGTCGACGCCGTCAACGGATTTGCACTCGAGAACGTCGTGAACTAA
- a CDS encoding vWA domain-containing protein, with the protein MSIDISPSAVPTDAVAGPQSSANRSEAMERERLDAIAEQAEYEAEDYDDEEDEDESWFDDESIAFVASLMAHMGIVLFLALATFSPHFDPEAIVIVSPMRDVAEDKIHSIEEIVASEVPQEQIGSNADSLESAIAMATAQTFAETAQIPSPMDMTPQKLATIDLNNFFTEPVAPLQAMVNKKGSVGEGHNGAKGAVDRLTFEILQSMEERPTLVVWVFDQSGSLHRQRQEIRDRFDKIYEELGIISSQEEKSGKRKNASEIPLLTSIVGFGKDVSLLTEEPTDNLQVIKDTVNNIEVDSSGVERAFSAVYMAANEFKKYRVKRGAEGPLRNVMLVVVTDERGDDQEGLETTIDLCRRYGMPVYVIGSPAPFGREHSLVKYVDPDPKYDQSPQWAQVDAGPESVMPERVKIGYTGNYQEEPVIDSGFGPFALTRLSYETGGIYFSVHPNRNVNKRIRKKETEAFSAQIDYFFDSNTMARYRPDYVSPEEYVRQVRASALRTALTTAAKDTQLETLQAPKTRFVKRGDAQLATELGDAQKSAAVIEPQLVRMAGILAEGLKDRDEEMSPRWRAGFDLAYGRVLAHKVRTETYNAMLAKAKRGMAFEKEKNNTWILEAADEVSVGSKWEREAEKARELLSGVIAEHPGTPWALLAKTELETPIGWKWVEKYTDLNPPARTGGNNNNNNNMTAARDDEKRMLKKPAPKRPLPKL; encoded by the coding sequence ATGTCGATCGACATCAGCCCCTCTGCCGTACCGACCGATGCCGTTGCCGGCCCGCAGTCCTCCGCCAATCGCTCCGAAGCGATGGAGCGTGAGCGGCTCGACGCAATCGCCGAACAGGCCGAGTACGAAGCGGAGGACTACGACGACGAGGAGGATGAGGACGAGAGTTGGTTCGACGATGAATCGATAGCGTTTGTCGCCAGCTTGATGGCCCACATGGGGATCGTTCTGTTCCTCGCTCTGGCAACCTTCTCCCCCCACTTCGATCCCGAAGCGATCGTGATCGTTTCGCCGATGCGAGACGTCGCCGAAGACAAGATCCATTCGATCGAAGAGATCGTCGCCAGCGAAGTCCCTCAAGAACAGATCGGTTCGAACGCCGATTCGCTCGAGAGTGCGATCGCGATGGCGACGGCTCAAACGTTTGCCGAAACCGCTCAGATCCCAAGCCCGATGGATATGACGCCGCAGAAGCTGGCGACGATCGATCTGAACAACTTCTTCACCGAACCAGTCGCTCCGCTGCAAGCGATGGTCAATAAGAAGGGGAGCGTCGGGGAAGGGCACAATGGCGCCAAAGGAGCCGTCGATCGGTTGACCTTCGAAATTCTGCAATCGATGGAAGAACGCCCGACGCTTGTCGTGTGGGTCTTCGATCAAAGCGGATCGCTGCATCGCCAACGCCAAGAGATCCGCGATCGGTTCGATAAGATCTACGAGGAACTGGGGATCATTTCCAGCCAAGAAGAGAAATCGGGCAAGCGGAAGAACGCCAGCGAGATCCCGCTGCTGACCTCGATCGTCGGCTTCGGCAAAGACGTCAGCCTGTTGACCGAGGAACCGACCGACAACCTGCAGGTCATCAAAGATACAGTCAACAACATCGAAGTCGATTCCAGCGGTGTCGAACGGGCGTTTTCCGCCGTCTACATGGCCGCCAACGAATTCAAGAAGTATCGCGTCAAACGGGGGGCCGAAGGGCCGCTGCGAAACGTGATGTTAGTCGTCGTGACCGACGAGCGAGGCGACGATCAAGAGGGACTCGAAACGACGATCGATCTGTGCCGTCGCTACGGCATGCCAGTCTACGTGATCGGATCCCCCGCTCCGTTCGGCCGCGAACACTCGCTGGTCAAATACGTCGACCCCGATCCGAAGTATGACCAATCCCCTCAATGGGCCCAGGTCGATGCGGGCCCCGAGAGTGTGATGCCCGAACGGGTAAAGATCGGCTACACCGGAAATTACCAAGAGGAGCCGGTGATCGATTCAGGCTTTGGGCCGTTCGCTCTGACCCGATTGAGCTATGAAACTGGGGGGATCTATTTTTCGGTCCACCCCAACCGAAACGTCAACAAACGGATTCGCAAGAAAGAGACCGAAGCGTTTTCGGCGCAGATCGATTACTTCTTCGACTCCAACACGATGGCTCGCTATCGCCCCGACTACGTATCCCCCGAGGAATACGTCCGTCAGGTGCGGGCAAGCGCCTTGCGAACCGCTCTGACAACGGCAGCCAAAGACACACAACTGGAAACTCTACAAGCTCCCAAGACGCGTTTCGTCAAACGGGGCGATGCTCAACTGGCGACCGAACTGGGCGACGCTCAGAAGTCGGCGGCGGTGATCGAACCGCAACTGGTTCGAATGGCAGGGATCTTGGCAGAGGGGTTGAAAGACCGCGACGAGGAGATGAGCCCCCGCTGGCGAGCCGGTTTCGATCTGGCTTACGGGCGGGTGCTGGCCCACAAGGTGCGGACCGAAACCTACAACGCGATGCTCGCCAAGGCGAAGCGTGGAATGGCTTTCGAAAAGGAAAAGAACAACACCTGGATCTTGGAAGCGGCCGATGAGGTCAGCGTCGGCAGCAAGTGGGAACGCGAGGCGGAAAAGGCCCGCGAACTGCTCAGCGGCGTGATCGCCGAACACCCGGGAACCCCCTGGGCGTTGTTGGCCAAGACCGAGCTGGAGACGCCGATCGGATGGAAGTGGGTCGAGAAATACACCGACCTCAATCCACCAGCTCGCACCGGCGGGAACAACAATAATAACAACAACATGACCGCGGCTCGCGACGACGAGAAGCGGATGTTGAAGAAACCGGCTCCCAAGCGTCCGCTCCCCAAGCTGTAA
- the flgK gene encoding flagellar hook-associated protein FlgK has translation MSLISAINKSVSGLNVAQLGLQVVGNNIANANTPGYIRQELVQAPGLANRQGDLLIGSGVRPVGIRQTLDNALAERLRDATSALAANDTLGSAQTQLEALVNELGDADLSTQLSSFNSSLHDLANQPGDYALKQQVILEGQTLADHVRRLNDGASQLADAADASYSADIEQVNILTSKIASLNRKIVDIEGGRTLGSDATGLRDEREMALNELSGYLDIDSQEQASGAVAVFVGGDFLVTDGISRDVYSTNVSKDPTSASEIRIVETNAPLQINGGKLGGISEAREGIYGKFISDLDSIAAGIAESFNRIHSQGKGTAGFTDLTSVVGVTPDVSLDQAGLDFTPENGSFELQLFGETNEPLSSHRIDIDLFSNGNGTTLADVAAQISAIDGVQGSITPDGHLTISATTPGVKFGFGNDTSGFLAAAGINTFFTGNDAASLNISEKLLESPEYLAISAEGIGTDADHLTDLVDLFEKPLPELGNISVRDRYQRLVTTITQGAAIQQSVTDGLRTYHSALEGDYLSVTSVNIDEEAVKMVYLQRAFQASSRVISTATEMLELLVSL, from the coding sequence ATGTCGCTAATCTCTGCGATCAACAAATCGGTAAGCGGACTCAACGTCGCCCAACTTGGGCTGCAGGTTGTGGGCAATAACATTGCCAACGCCAACACCCCTGGCTACATCCGCCAGGAATTGGTTCAAGCGCCTGGGCTGGCCAACCGCCAGGGCGATCTATTGATCGGCAGCGGCGTGCGCCCCGTTGGGATCAGGCAGACGCTGGACAATGCGTTGGCGGAGCGGTTGCGCGACGCAACGTCGGCGTTGGCGGCCAACGATACTTTGGGATCGGCCCAGACGCAGTTGGAAGCGCTGGTCAACGAACTGGGAGACGCCGACCTGAGCACCCAGTTGTCGTCGTTTAATTCCAGCCTTCACGATCTCGCCAACCAGCCGGGCGATTACGCGCTGAAGCAACAGGTGATTCTCGAGGGGCAAACGCTGGCCGACCATGTGCGTCGTTTGAACGACGGAGCAAGTCAATTGGCGGATGCCGCCGACGCCAGCTATTCCGCGGACATCGAACAGGTCAATATCTTGACCAGCAAGATCGCATCGTTGAATCGCAAGATCGTCGATATCGAAGGGGGACGCACGCTGGGGAGCGATGCGACTGGTTTGCGCGATGAACGCGAAATGGCGCTCAACGAACTTTCCGGATATCTCGATATCGACAGCCAGGAACAAGCGTCCGGTGCGGTGGCGGTCTTCGTCGGCGGCGACTTTTTGGTCACCGACGGGATCTCCCGCGACGTCTACAGCACCAACGTCAGCAAGGATCCGACCAGCGCTTCGGAGATTCGAATCGTCGAAACCAATGCGCCGTTGCAGATCAACGGCGGAAAGCTGGGGGGCATCTCGGAGGCTCGCGAAGGGATCTACGGAAAGTTCATCTCCGATCTCGATTCGATCGCCGCGGGGATTGCCGAATCGTTCAACCGGATCCATTCGCAGGGCAAGGGAACCGCAGGTTTTACCGATCTAACATCCGTCGTTGGCGTGACGCCGGACGTCTCGTTGGATCAGGCCGGGCTCGATTTCACTCCCGAAAACGGCTCCTTCGAATTGCAGCTGTTCGGCGAGACAAATGAACCGTTGTCATCACACCGGATCGACATCGATCTGTTCAGCAATGGCAACGGGACCACGCTGGCCGATGTCGCTGCTCAGATCAGCGCCATCGATGGCGTTCAGGGCAGCATCACACCCGACGGGCATCTGACGATCTCCGCGACGACGCCGGGTGTGAAGTTTGGATTTGGCAACGATACCAGCGGCTTTCTAGCAGCCGCGGGGATCAACACGTTTTTCACTGGCAACGATGCCGCCTCGCTGAACATCTCCGAAAAACTGCTCGAATCGCCCGAGTATTTGGCGATCAGTGCCGAGGGGATCGGGACCGATGCCGACCATCTCACCGATTTGGTCGACTTGTTCGAAAAACCGTTGCCCGAGCTGGGGAACATCTCGGTCCGCGATCGCTACCAACGCTTGGTCACCACGATCACGCAAGGGGCTGCGATCCAACAGAGCGTGACCGATGGCCTGCGGACCTACCACTCGGCGCTCGAAGGGGATTATCTGTCGGTGACCAGTGTTAACATCGACGAGGAAGCGGTTAAGATGGTCTACTTGCAACGAGCGTTTCAGGCGAGTTCACGCGTCATCTCCACCGCGACCGAGATGTTGGAACTGTTGGTCTCGCTCTAA
- a CDS encoding DUF1569 domain-containing protein has protein sequence MKRRTLDLHNAAEVIADIEHLRAVGYTKTKRWNLTQVCQHLDATMTGGMDGFGFRLPWILRRTVVKWGFGYALKKRKLLSGTPTLPVLRPPASSDRDDYDVIDHCIATIRRAGEFNGSLKEYALLDGLSADDWREFMWIHAAHHLSFLVPDEES, from the coding sequence TTGAAACGCCGAACGCTCGACCTGCATAACGCCGCTGAGGTGATCGCCGATATCGAGCACCTGCGAGCTGTCGGTTACACTAAAACGAAACGTTGGAACCTGACGCAGGTCTGCCAGCATCTGGATGCAACGATGACCGGCGGGATGGACGGCTTTGGATTTCGATTGCCTTGGATCTTGCGGCGGACCGTCGTCAAATGGGGCTTCGGTTACGCGCTCAAGAAACGCAAGTTGTTGAGTGGCACGCCGACGTTGCCGGTCTTGCGGCCGCCGGCGTCAAGCGATCGCGACGATTACGATGTCATCGATCACTGCATCGCCACGATTCGGCGAGCGGGAGAGTTCAACGGTTCGCTGAAAGAATACGCGCTGTTGGACGGTCTGTCCGCCGACGATTGGCGCGAATTCATGTGGATTCACGCCGCCCATCATCTCAGCTTCTTAGTTCCCGACGAGGAATCCTGA
- a CDS encoding AAA family ATPase gives MPQPTSPNVTEVTELSKKIISNVEQAIVGKRKQLVLSLVAWFSSGHILLEDVPGVAKTMLARALAKSVGCKFKRVQCTPDLLPSDISGTSIFNQKSGEFEFRKGPLFTQLFLADEINRATPRTQAALLEAMAESRVTVDGTTYQLEAPFLVVATQNPVDHEGTFPLPEAQLDRFLMRFSLGYPSLEEELRMLELLQVQHPIDGLKPVATAQQLVACQTAVRHVHVDRLVREYILQIVHDTREHEDLALGASPRATIALFRCAQAMAAIRGRSFVQPDDVKRIVGPVMNHRIIVRPESRLRKITAEKVMESILGEIAVPTVGEA, from the coding sequence ATGCCGCAACCTACATCGCCCAATGTGACGGAAGTTACCGAGCTTTCCAAAAAGATCATCAGCAACGTCGAACAAGCGATCGTCGGCAAGCGGAAACAATTGGTGCTGTCGCTGGTCGCCTGGTTCTCCAGCGGACATATCCTCTTGGAAGATGTGCCGGGCGTGGCCAAGACGATGTTGGCCCGAGCGCTGGCCAAAAGCGTCGGCTGCAAATTCAAACGCGTTCAATGCACCCCCGACCTGCTCCCTTCGGACATCTCCGGAACGTCGATCTTCAATCAGAAGAGCGGCGAGTTTGAGTTTCGCAAAGGGCCGCTGTTCACCCAGTTGTTCCTAGCCGATGAGATCAACCGCGCCACGCCGCGGACTCAGGCGGCGTTGTTGGAAGCGATGGCCGAATCACGAGTCACCGTCGACGGGACGACCTATCAACTGGAGGCTCCGTTTTTAGTTGTCGCGACTCAAAACCCGGTCGATCACGAGGGAACGTTTCCGCTGCCCGAAGCTCAACTGGATCGCTTTCTGATGCGTTTCTCGCTCGGCTATCCGTCGTTGGAAGAAGAGTTGCGGATGCTGGAATTGTTGCAGGTCCAACATCCGATCGACGGACTCAAGCCGGTCGCGACGGCGCAACAACTGGTCGCCTGCCAAACCGCGGTGCGACATGTGCATGTCGACCGCTTGGTCCGCGAGTACATCTTGCAAATCGTACACGACACCCGCGAACACGAAGACCTTGCGTTGGGAGCGTCGCCGCGTGCGACGATCGCTTTGTTCCGCTGCGCCCAAGCGATGGCGGCGATCCGCGGCCGCAGCTTTGTGCAGCCCGATGACGTCAAACGGATCGTCGGCCCGGTGATGAATCACCGCATCATCGTCCGCCCCGAAAGCCGGCTGAGGAAGATCACTGCCGAAAAGGTGATGGAATCGATCCTCGGTGAGATCGCCGTCCCAACGGTCGGCGAAGCATGA